The genomic stretch CGATATTAAGGAGCAGACTCATCAAGTATTCAGCAATTTAAAGGCGGTTCTGGAAGAAGCGGGTGCTTCTTTTGAAACAGTTGTAAAAGCAACTGTATTTATCGCGGATATGGAACAGTTTGCGGAAGTAAACGAAGTGTACGGACAATATTTTGACACTCACAAACCGGCGAGATCTTGTGTTGAAGTCGCGAGACTCCCGAAGGATGCGTTAGTCGAGATCGAAGTTATTGCACTGGTGAAATAATAAGAAAAGTGATTCTGGGAGAGCCGGGATCACTTTTTTATTTACCTTATGCCCGAAATGAAAGCTTTATGACCTAATTGTGTAACTATATCC from Bacillus subtilis subsp. subtilis str. 168 encodes the following:
- the ridA gene encoding aminoacrylate/iminopropionate hydrolase/deaminase (Evidence 2a: Function from experimental evidences in other organisms; PubMedId: 2113912, 12515541, 14729707, 10557275, 10919400, 10368157, 20562306, 23815688; Product type e: enzyme): MTKAVHTKHAPAAIGPYSQGIIVNNMFYSSGQIPLTPSGEMVNGDIKEQTHQVFSNLKAVLEEAGASFETVVKATVFIADMEQFAEVNEVYGQYFDTHKPARSCVEVARLPKDALVEIEVIALVK